GGCCGCGGCCGGAAACTCTATTTGTATGCCGAAAAGGCTCATCCGGAACGGCAGCAGATAAAGCATCGCGAACAGAAGGACGATCCAGGGCGAGTTGCGCAGGAAGTTCATGACGAAGAATGCGGGCAGGCCCAGTTTGGCCGTCCGGGCGAGCATCCCGAGGGCCAGGATCGTGCCGAGGATCGAGGCGACGAGCATGGCGACGATGCTGATGAAGACGTTCAGCAGGAAGCCGCCTGTCACGGGCCATCCGCTGCTTTGCCCGGTCAGGAGAAGCGGGAGCCGCGCGAAGACGCGTTGCCAGCTTTGCGATCCGCCTGTCATCGCGTCCTGGATGACGAAGCCGATCAGGAGGACGAAGAGGATCGCCTGCGTCAGCCGCTTCTTCTCGTTGTAGGTCAGGCTCATCATCTACGAACCCTTTCCGTAACCGGGAAAGGCCATCGCCCGCTCCAAGAGGTTCATCGCGCCCGCCAGAATGCTGACGAGGACGACGTAGACCACCAGCACAAAGGTCATCACCTCCAGTGTGCGGAAGGTGTCGTTGTAGATCTGGCCGGCGTAGTACATCAGCTCGGGAACGGCGATCACCGATGCCTGCGACGTGGTCTTGAACAGGTTGGTCAGGACGTTGGCGAGCGAGGGAAGCGCGATGCGAGTGGCGATCGGCAGCTCGACGTTCGCAAACAGTTTCCAGCGTCCGTAGCCGAGCGAGCGGGCCGCCTCGCGCGTCGCCTTGGGAACAGCTTCCAGGCCGGCGCGGAAGACCTCGATGCAAAGCGCCGCGCCGAACAGGCTCAGCGAGATGGCAGCGCAGGCGAAGGCGCTGAACAAGGGCACCGTCAACCCGGTCACTGGGTCTTCGACCCGGAAACCGAGTTGCGTCAGCGTGAAGTAGAAGAACAGCATCTGCAGCAGCGGCGGCGTGTTGCGAAAGAGCTCGACGAAGGGCTCCAGCAGGGCATCGATCCACCAGATGCGCAGTGAAAGAACGAGGGCTCCCAGGAAACCTGCGATGACCGCGACGGCCGACGACAGGGCGGCAAGCTCAAGGGTCGTCACGATGCCGCGAAGCAGCCATCGCTGGTAGACAGGATCCAGAAGCCAGGAATAATCGAGTCCGAACAACGTTGGCCGCTCCGCTTTCTATCAGTTGGCTGCGGCGCGAGCGGCCTCGGCGCGCTCGACCAGGTAGTCGGATTGCGGCATGTCGAATTCGGCCTCCCACTCGATCAGCTTGCCCTCGCCCTCGGCCTTGACGATCGCCGCGTTGACGGCTTCGGAGAATGCCGCGTCGTTCTTGCGCAGGCCGCCGGCAATCGGCAGGTACTCATAGGTCTCGACGGCGATCTTGTAGTCGGCCCATTCGCTTTGCTTGAGCGCCTGGCGCAGCGTCATGTCGTCGAAGACGAAGCCGACGCAGCGATTGTCCATCAGGGCGCGGTATGCTTCGGGCTGCGAGGTGAAGTTGACGAGCTGGATACCGTACGCGTCGGTCAGGTGACGGTTGAAGTAAGAGCCCTGGATTCCACACAGGCTCTGGCCGCGCAATTGTTCCCACTCGGTAAACTTGGCCTCCTTGCGGGCAAACACCGAAGGTCCGGGCGAGTTCACATATTCGACCGTATAGTCGATGACCTTCCTGCGCTCGTCGGTGACACCGAGTGTGGCGAAGATCACGTCGATGCGGCCGGAATTCAGAAACTCGATGCGGTTCGAGGCGACAACCGGCACCAGTTCGATCTTGTCCGGAGATCCGAGCAACTCGTTGGCGACATACTTGGCCAGTTCCACCTCGAAGCCGACGATCTCGCCATTCTCGTCGAGGAAGCCGTAGGGCGGATAGTCGTTCTTGATACCCACCGACAGGGTGCCGCGCGATTTGATGTCGGCCAGCGTGTCCGCGAGCGACGTTGTCGTCAGCAAAGCCATGGAGATGGCGGTCGCCGACAGAAGTCCGATGCACGTCCTCATTGCGTATGCTCCTTCGTTGCTTGCGGGGAAGATTTCGATCCGATGGGAAGGGTGAGCCGCATCGCGTCGTACATCGATGCGTGGACGTCGCGGCTGGCGACCGCATCGCCGATGCGGAACAGGCTGAACCCTTCGGCAGGCCTGGGCTGGGGGCGCAGGGCAACATAGGCGTCCCAGTCGAGCGCGCCGCCATTGCCCGACACGGCGCGCAGGGCCTCGAACAGATCGTCATTCGGCAACGTGCCCGTTTCGACGACGACCTGATCGAAGACCAGCGTCTCCTGATCATGGGTCATCTCGTTGCGAAGCGTCGCTGCGAGCCTGTTGGAAGCGGCATGCCGTTCAAGGCGGACAAGACGCGTGTCCGGACGGATGGTTCCGCCCTTGCCGTAGATGTTGCGCAGGTGGATGGCGTAGTTCGAGGCCGTCATTTCGGCGCCGAGCGCACGTTCCGGCGTGGCGATGAGAAGCCGGGCTCCCGAGCCGAGGATCGTTTCGGCGGCGGACAACCCCTGATTGTACCCGTTATCGTCGAACAACAGCACCTCCTGTGCCGGTTCGACATGGCCGGCAAGGATGTCCGAGGCCGTCACGGCAAGCTCGGCGCCTTCGAAGTCGCCCGGGTTGGCATACCCGCCCGTCGCCACGATGACGACGTCGGGCGCCAGCGCCAGTATGGCATTCGCGTCGGCCTTCACGCCCAGCCGCACATCCACCCCAAGGGCCTTCACGCGCGCCGCAAGCCAGTCTGCGATCACGCCCATCTGCGCGCGCCACGGTGCCCGTTCGGCGATCCGCAACTGGCCACCCAAGCGGTCACCGGCCTCCAGCAGAACGACGTGGTGTCCGCGCTCGGCGCTGACGCGCGCCGCCTCCAGCCCGGCGGGCCCGCCGCCGGCGATGACCACACGCAGGGGTGTTTCGGCGGGTGCGGTTATGGCCTGCGGGATCATCTGCTCGCGGCCCGTCGCAACATTGTGGATGCAAAGCGACATGCCACCCAGGTGCAGGCGCTCGACGCAGTAATTGGCGCCGACGCAGGGGCGGATCTCCGCGTGGCGCCCGTCCAGCGCCTTGCGCACCAGATGCGGGTCGGCGATATGCGCGCGCGTCATCCCGACCATGTCGAGATGCCCGGCCGAAACCGCTGCCTCCGCCTGATCGAGATCGAGAACGCGTCCGGCATGGAACACCGGAAGCCCGGT
This genomic window from Aureimonas sp. OT7 contains:
- a CDS encoding ABC transporter permease subunit (The N-terminal region of this protein, as described by TIGR01726, is a three transmembrane segment that identifies a subfamily of ABC transporter permease subunits, which specificities that include histidine, arginine, glutamine, glutamate, L-cystine (sic), the opines (in Agrobacterium) octopine and nopaline, etc.); the protein is MMSLTYNEKKRLTQAILFVLLIGFVIQDAMTGGSQSWQRVFARLPLLLTGQSSGWPVTGGFLLNVFISIVAMLVASILGTILALGMLARTAKLGLPAFFVMNFLRNSPWIVLLFAMLYLLPFRMSLFGIQIEFPAAAKAIIGLSLPVAANFAEIVRGAVQSIHAGQWESARSLGYSTGQIYWRVIFPQALRRMIPGWMNLYAMLMIATALATVTGTQEVVTLLRTTLSMESPTTLVYFYVTVLLMFLAYCYPIAWLARRFETSMKGDAL
- a CDS encoding amino acid ABC transporter permease — translated: MFGLDYSWLLDPVYQRWLLRGIVTTLELAALSSAVAVIAGFLGALVLSLRIWWIDALLEPFVELFRNTPPLLQMLFFYFTLTQLGFRVEDPVTGLTVPLFSAFACAAISLSLFGAALCIEVFRAGLEAVPKATREAARSLGYGRWKLFANVELPIATRIALPSLANVLTNLFKTTSQASVIAVPELMYYAGQIYNDTFRTLEVMTFVLVVYVVLVSILAGAMNLLERAMAFPGYGKGS
- a CDS encoding transporter substrate-binding domain-containing protein; translated protein: MRTCIGLLSATAISMALLTTTSLADTLADIKSRGTLSVGIKNDYPPYGFLDENGEIVGFEVELAKYVANELLGSPDKIELVPVVASNRIEFLNSGRIDVIFATLGVTDERRKVIDYTVEYVNSPGPSVFARKEAKFTEWEQLRGQSLCGIQGSYFNRHLTDAYGIQLVNFTSQPEAYRALMDNRCVGFVFDDMTLRQALKQSEWADYKIAVETYEYLPIAGGLRKNDAAFSEAVNAAIVKAEGEGKLIEWEAEFDMPQSDYLVERAEAARAAAN
- a CDS encoding NADH:flavin oxidoreductase, which gives rise to MGLANSAVEAAPAPRWPALFTPFQVKSLRLKNRVMSTSHAPGYAVAGKPLEQYIAYHEEKAKGGLALTSFGGSSSVSIDSPAAQWRQISLADDSIIPVFQAFAERIHRHDTALMCQVSHLGHRSRYDAENWLAPIAPSPVREPAHRSFPRQMDRDDIARVQADFAEAVRRCRDGGLDGVELIASGAHLIGQFFSPHTNRRTDGYGGSVRNRVRFGIEVLEAVRRAVGDDFAVGLRLSSDEMSPEALNHQQCLEIAAAFAASGVVDFLTVSTATNASSLGLARSIPGMWQTPHPYVALAGDVKRETGLPVFHAGRVLDLDQAEAAVSAGHLDMVGMTRAHIADPHLVRKALDGRHAEIRPCVGANYCVERLHLGGMSLCIHNVATGREQMIPQAITAPAETPLRVVIAGGGPAGLEAARVSAERGHHVVLLEAGDRLGGQLRIAERAPWRAQMGVIADWLAARVKALGVDVRLGVKADANAILALAPDVVIVATGGYANPGDFEGAELAVTASDILAGHVEPAQEVLLFDDNGYNQGLSAAETILGSGARLLIATPERALGAEMTASNYAIHLRNIYGKGGTIRPDTRLVRLERHAASNRLAATLRNEMTHDQETLVFDQVVVETGTLPNDDLFEALRAVSGNGGALDWDAYVALRPQPRPAEGFSLFRIGDAVASRDVHASMYDAMRLTLPIGSKSSPQATKEHTQ